The Elusimicrobiota bacterium sequence GGGCCAGGCGTCCGAGAGAATATTTGAGATCGGCAAGGACATTTCGAGCCTTCAGGACATTTTAAAGGCGCCCAAACTGCGGGGCGGGCTAGGGGAGTTCTTTCTGGCCGATCTCTTGGCCCAAATCCTGCCGGCGCAAAACGTGGAGCTTCAACACACCTTCAAAACGCGGGACACCGTGGACGCGGTGATCCGCTTGGGCGGACGGCTGGTTCCGGTGGACGCCAAATTTCCGCTGGAGAACTTCCGGAAGATGTTAGCGACGGTTTCTGAAGAAGAGCGGCGCTCCCTGCGGAAAAAGTTCGCCGTGGACATGAGGAAGCATGTGGACGCCGTGGCCTCCAAATACATCCTGCCGGACGAAGGCACCTTCGATTTCGCCCTGCTCTACATTCCGGCGGAGAACGTCTACTACGAATGCATCGTCAAAGACGATCCGGAGGAAAGCGCCCTCGTGGAATACGCCCTGCGCCGACGGGTAGTGCCCGTGTCCCCGGGAAGTTTTTATGCCTATTTGCAGGTGATCGCGCTGGGCTTGCGGGGATTTCAAATCGAAGAAAACGCCCGGCGCATCATGGAGGATCTGGGCCGACTGCGGGAGGATTTCGGGCGTTTCGCCGAAGAGTTCGATCTGGTGGGCCGCCACCTCTCGAACGCGAAAACCAAACACGACGACGCCGGCCGCCGACTGGAACGCTTCGAAGATAAACTCTCCACCATCGCCAACACCGCGCCCCCGCTCCTGCCTCCCGCCGAAACGCCCGCTCTCACCTCCCGTCCCTGATCAGGAGCGGGACGCCGCCCCCCTTCCTTTCTAGGGGACGTTTAGACCTTGAAGGAGTCGCCGCAGGAACAGGTGGCGGAAGCGTTGGGGTTTTTGAACGTGAATCGGCGGGAAAAGACGGAATCTTCGTAGTCGAGGGTGGTTCCAGCCAGGAAAAGCAGACTTTTTTTGTCGACGTAGACGGACAGGCCGTCCAGGTCGACCCGGTGGTCATCGGCGGGGGCGGGACCCGCCCAGGGTTCCAGATGGTAACTGAATCCGGAACAGCCTCCCGGGGTAACCTTGACCCGGAGGGCGCGGGCCCCCGAGGGGACCCCGGCCAACAGAACGTTGGCGCGGGCCACGGCCCGTTCGGTCACGTCGAAAAGACCGCGGGATTTAGGCGTTGAAAGATTTTCCGCAACCACAGGAACTCTTGGCGTTGGGATTCGAAATGGCGAACCCGCCGCCGGCGAAATCCTCTTTGTAGTCAATCACGGAACCCGCCAGTAGAGAGGCGGTTTGGGGATCCACCAAAACCTTCAAACCGGCTTGATCCAGCTCCGCGTCCCCGTCTTTTCTCTGGTCAAAGGAGAACCCGTATTGGTAGCTGGAACAGCCGCCTTTCTCCACCAGCACCCGGAGGGATTTTCCCGCCAGGGACGGGTCTCCCGCAACGATTTCCTTCACTTTTTGAGCGGCGCCTTCGGTGAGAGTCACCATATCAACCTCCTAAGGATATAACAATAGATTACAAAAAGTGTCATATATTGTCAATCCCGTCGGTGACATGTATAATGGAGGGGCCATGAACGAGCCCATTCCGAAAAGTCTCCCCGCTCTTCTGCCGATCCGCAAATACGGCGATCCCGTTTTGGTGCGGAAAGCCAAACCCATCCAGCGGATCGACGAGTCGGTCCTTCGTTTGATCCCGGTGATGTTCAACACCATGTACGCCGAGCCCGGCATCGGGCTGGCGGCGCCCCAGGTGGGGGTGTCTTTACGCCTCATGGTGGTGGACGTGGCGCCGGAGGGGAAAAGCCAGCCCCTGGCTCTGATCAATCCCAAGATCGACGAGCGGAAAGGCCGCATCCAATCGGAGGAAGGGTGTCTTTCGTTTCCCGGTATTCAGGTGACGGTTCCCCGGGCGGCCTGGGTGAAAGTTTCGGCGGTGAACGAAAAGGGCCTCCCGGTCACCATCGAGGCCGATGGACTTCTGTCGCGATGCCTTCAGCACGAGCTGGATCATTTGAACGGGGTCGTGATGATCGATCTCCTCTCCCTCCCCCGCCGTGTCACCGCCCTCTGGGAAATCCGCAAACGGAAGAAAGCCGGCCTCTGGTAGGGCCCCTGTGCTGACCACCGTTTTTTTCGGGACGCCTCTCGTGGCCGTGCCTTTTTTAGAGCGGCTGGCCAAAACATCCACCGTTCTGGGCGTTGTCACCTCTCCGGACCGGCCGGCGGGGCGGGGGTACGGGCTCGCTCCAACCGAGGTCAAGCGCGCGGCCCAGTCGCTGGGTATTCCTGTTCAACAACCCGAACGGTTGGCGGGCTTCTCGATCGAAGGGGCTTTCGGAAAGAAACCGGACGTGGGGATCGTGGTCGCCTACGGCCACCTGATCCCGCCCTCTGTTTTCAACGAACCTCGCCAGGGCCTGGTGAACATTCACTTCTCGCTCGTTCCCCAATACAGGGGCGCCGGGCCCATGCAGTGGGTGTTGATCCGGGGAGAAACCGAAACGGGGGTCTCCCTCTTTCGAATTGAGAAGGGTTTGGACACGGGGCCGGTCTTCCTGCAGGGTCGCCAGACGATCGATCCCGCCGACGATGCCGTGACCCTGAGAGAAAAATTGGTGGCCCTGGGGCTTGAACTTATGGACAACTTCCTTCGTCAGTTGGAGGAGGGTCCCTGGGCCCCGACGCCCCAGAGCGGAGCGGTCTCCACGGCGCCGCTTTTGACCAAGGAGGACGGCCGGATCCGCTGGAGCCTCCGATCCGCCGGGGAAATCGTGAACCTGATTCGCGGAACCTGCGAATGGCCCGGCGCCTACGGCGTGTTGAAGGGGCAACGGATGAAAATACGGCGGGCGGAGTCCTGTCCCGGGGGGGCGGGCGCCCCGGGAGAGATCATCGCCGTCGAGAAAGACCGCGGTTTTTTGGTAAAATGTGCGTCGGACAGCCTTCTCGTTCGGAGCCTTCAGCCGGAGGGGAAAAAAGAGATGGACGCGCCCCGTTTTTGGAACGGAGCCCGCCTTTCGGTGGGCGACCGGTTTGAAGAATAATAAAAGGAGTCAACCATGGCATTCATGAAACGAATGGTGCTTTTTATGGCCGTCAACCTATTGGTGGTCGCGACGATTTCCATTGTTTTGAACGTTCTCCAGGTGCGCCCTTACCTGACGAACCACGGCATCGACATGCGGTCCTTGGCCGTGTTCTGTCTGGTGTGGGGCATGGGGGGCTCGCTTATTTCCCTCGGCCTTTCGCGGATCATGGCCAAGATGGCCATGGGCGTGAAAGTGATCGACCCGGTGTCCTCCTCCGGCGAGGCGGCCTGGTTGGTCCAAACCGTGCACCAGTTGGCCCGTTCCGCCGATCTTCCGGCCATGCCGGAAGTGGGCATCTACCAAAGCCCTGAATTGAACGCTTTCGCCACGGGGCCCACCAAAAGTCGTTCTTTGGTGGCCGTTTCCTCGGGACTTCTGGAACGAATGGACCGGAACCAGGTGGAAGGCGTTTTGGGCCATGAGATTACCCACATCGCCAACGGCGACATGGTGACCATGACCCTCCTGCAGGGTGTCGTGAACGCTTTCGTCATGTTCGCGGCTCGCGTGATCGCCTTCGCCATCAGCCAAAACGTGAAAGAGGAAAGCCGGCGGGGGGTCCAAATGATGGTGACCATCGTCCTTGAGATTTTGCTCAGCGTTCTCGGAATGCTCGTGGTGGCCGGTTTCTCCCGACTGCGGGAGTTCCGCGCCGACGCGGGCGGGGCGCGCCTGTCCGGGCGGGAGAAGATGATCGCCGCTTTGGA is a genomic window containing:
- a CDS encoding iron-sulfur cluster assembly accessory protein, with translation MTERAVARANVLLAGVPSGARALRVKVTPGGCSGFSYHLEPWAGPAPADDHRVDLDGLSVYVDKKSLLFLAGTTLDYEDSVFSRRFTFKNPNASATCSCGDSFKV
- a CDS encoding DNA recombination protein RmuC produces the protein MGEVQKSLGALGQASERIFEIGKDISSLQDILKAPKLRGGLGEFFLADLLAQILPAQNVELQHTFKTRDTVDAVIRLGGRLVPVDAKFPLENFRKMLATVSEEERRSLRKKFAVDMRKHVDAVASKYILPDEGTFDFALLYIPAENVYYECIVKDDPEESALVEYALRRRVVPVSPGSFYAYLQVIALGLRGFQIEENARRIMEDLGRLREDFGRFAEEFDLVGRHLSNAKTKHDDAGRRLERFEDKLSTIANTAPPLLPPAETPALTSRP
- the def gene encoding peptide deformylase translates to MNEPIPKSLPALLPIRKYGDPVLVRKAKPIQRIDESVLRLIPVMFNTMYAEPGIGLAAPQVGVSLRLMVVDVAPEGKSQPLALINPKIDERKGRIQSEEGCLSFPGIQVTVPRAAWVKVSAVNEKGLPVTIEADGLLSRCLQHELDHLNGVVMIDLLSLPRRVTALWEIRKRKKAGLW
- a CDS encoding iron-sulfur cluster assembly accessory protein; the protein is MVTLTEGAAQKVKEIVAGDPSLAGKSLRVLVEKGGCSSYQYGFSFDQRKDGDAELDQAGLKVLVDPQTASLLAGSVIDYKEDFAGGGFAISNPNAKSSCGCGKSFNA
- a CDS encoding methionyl-tRNA formyltransferase, yielding MLTTVFFGTPLVAVPFLERLAKTSTVLGVVTSPDRPAGRGYGLAPTEVKRAAQSLGIPVQQPERLAGFSIEGAFGKKPDVGIVVAYGHLIPPSVFNEPRQGLVNIHFSLVPQYRGAGPMQWVLIRGETETGVSLFRIEKGLDTGPVFLQGRQTIDPADDAVTLREKLVALGLELMDNFLRQLEEGPWAPTPQSGAVSTAPLLTKEDGRIRWSLRSAGEIVNLIRGTCEWPGAYGVLKGQRMKIRRAESCPGGAGAPGEIIAVEKDRGFLVKCASDSLLVRSLQPEGKKEMDAPRFWNGARLSVGDRFEE
- the htpX gene encoding protease HtpX; the encoded protein is MAFMKRMVLFMAVNLLVVATISIVLNVLQVRPYLTNHGIDMRSLAVFCLVWGMGGSLISLGLSRIMAKMAMGVKVIDPVSSSGEAAWLVQTVHQLARSADLPAMPEVGIYQSPELNAFATGPTKSRSLVAVSSGLLERMDRNQVEGVLGHEITHIANGDMVTMTLLQGVVNAFVMFAARVIAFAISQNVKEESRRGVQMMVTIVLEILLSVLGMLVVAGFSRLREFRADAGGARLSGREKMIAALEALGRGAGLVDKRAPSLAAFKISGRPGGFLALLATHPPLEVRIERLRRAY